From Acidimicrobiales bacterium, one genomic window encodes:
- a CDS encoding prepilin peptidase: protein MDLLVILLAVPIGLVVGGFVTMLVDRIPDKTPLTLRSRCPFCDQTLGHADTIPVLSWVRLKGSCPHCGHRITPAYPVVEVLTMLLWVAVAVDHGWEWTLLPPLVLVTSTLGLSVIDMYVYRLPDRLVFPSLGLSLLTMVVAGIGIDRPSAITKALGGMALYGGFLLVMHLISPRGMGFGDVKLALLLGLHLGWAAGSVWVGWTPVFRLVFYALLLSCLVGGIGGLLIAVLRRRLSRDVLPDPEAGDDGQPARLLSQSMPFGPALAAGTVVVVFFADAIL, encoded by the coding sequence ATGGACCTCCTGGTCATCCTCCTCGCCGTCCCGATCGGTCTGGTGGTCGGCGGATTCGTCACGATGCTCGTCGATCGGATCCCCGACAAGACGCCGCTCACGCTGCGTTCACGCTGTCCGTTCTGCGATCAGACACTCGGCCATGCCGACACGATCCCGGTTCTGTCCTGGGTACGGCTGAAGGGCAGTTGTCCTCACTGTGGTCACCGGATCACGCCTGCATACCCCGTCGTCGAGGTCCTGACGATGCTTCTGTGGGTGGCGGTCGCCGTCGACCACGGTTGGGAGTGGACGCTGCTGCCACCGCTCGTGCTCGTCACGTCGACGCTCGGTCTCTCGGTGATCGACATGTACGTCTACCGGCTGCCGGATCGACTCGTGTTCCCGTCGCTGGGTTTGTCGCTGCTCACCATGGTGGTGGCCGGCATCGGCATCGACCGGCCGTCGGCGATCACCAAGGCGCTCGGTGGCATGGCCCTCTACGGAGGGTTCCTGCTCGTCATGCACCTGATCTCACCCCGTGGCATGGGGTTCGGCGACGTGAAACTCGCCCTCCTGCTCGGGCTGCACCTCGGCTGGGCCGCGGGTTCGGTGTGGGTGGGGTGGACGCCGGTGTTCCGCCTCGTCTTCTACGCCCTCCTCCTGTCCTGCCTCGTCGGGGGAATCGGCGGTCTGCTCATCGCCGTTCTGCGTCGTCGGCTCTCGCGTGACGTCCTTCCCGATCCGGAGGCCGGCGACGACGGTCAGCCCGCTCGTCTGCTCTCGCAGTCGATGCCGTTCGGACCGGCCCTCGCCGCAGGCACCGTCGTGGTCGTCTTCTTCGCCGACGCGATCCTCTGA
- a CDS encoding shikimate kinase, with the protein MSSRAIVLVGPMGSGKSTVGRALARRLEMSHVDTDELVVEAAGAPIDEIFEHDGEERFRELETEALGEALASPAVVSTGGGIVVTAANRELLRNVDAFVVWLDGSIDALTARVGSGRGRPLLQGDVRAALRDKIDERNPGYLEVADLRVDTTSMRHVDCVDAIVAAMEGAPA; encoded by the coding sequence ATGTCGTCTCGCGCCATCGTGCTGGTCGGCCCCATGGGGTCGGGCAAGTCGACGGTCGGGCGCGCCCTGGCGCGGCGGCTCGAGATGAGCCATGTCGACACCGACGAACTCGTGGTCGAGGCGGCCGGCGCGCCGATCGACGAGATCTTCGAGCACGACGGCGAGGAGCGATTCCGAGAACTCGAGACCGAAGCGCTCGGCGAAGCTCTCGCGTCGCCGGCGGTCGTATCGACCGGCGGCGGCATCGTCGTCACCGCCGCGAACCGTGAGCTCCTGCGCAATGTCGACGCATTCGTCGTCTGGCTCGATGGTTCGATCGACGCGCTCACCGCCCGTGTCGGATCCGGACGAGGTCGGCCGCTGCTGCAGGGCGACGTCCGGGCCGCGCTCCGCGACAAGATCGACGAGCGAAATCCCGGCTATCTCGAGGTCGCCGATCTTCGGGTCGACACCACCTCGATGCGCCACGTCGACTGCGTCGACGCGATCGTGGCGGCGATGGAAGGAGCCCCGGCATGA